A single window of Streptococcus cristatus ATCC 51100 DNA harbors:
- the pstB gene encoding phosphate ABC transporter ATP-binding protein PstB, translated as MTEYNWNEKHIITFPEEKVALSTKDLHVYYGKKESIKGIDMQFEKNKITALIGPSGSGKSTYLRSLNRMNDTIDIAKVTGQILYQGIDVNRSDINVYEMRKHIGMVFQRPNPFAKSIYRNITFAHERAGVKDKKILDELVETSLKQAALWDQVKDDLHKSALTLSGGQQQRLCIARAISVKPDILLMDEPASALDPIATMQLEETMFELKKDYTIIIVTHNMQQAARASDYTGFFYLGDLIEYDKTANIFQNAKLQSTNDYVSGHFG; from the coding sequence GTTTACTACGGTAAAAAAGAATCCATCAAGGGCATTGATATGCAGTTTGAAAAGAATAAAATCACAGCTCTGATTGGTCCGTCTGGTTCAGGGAAATCGACCTATCTCCGTAGTCTCAACCGTATGAATGATACGATTGATATTGCCAAGGTAACAGGGCAAATTCTTTACCAAGGAATAGACGTCAATCGTTCTGATATCAACGTTTACGAGATGCGTAAGCACATCGGCATGGTTTTTCAACGGCCTAATCCATTTGCCAAGTCTATTTATCGCAACATTACCTTTGCCCATGAACGTGCTGGTGTAAAAGATAAAAAGATTTTGGATGAGCTTGTTGAAACTTCGCTCAAACAAGCCGCACTTTGGGACCAAGTCAAGGATGATCTTCATAAGTCAGCCTTGACCTTGTCAGGCGGTCAGCAGCAACGGCTCTGTATTGCTCGAGCTATTTCGGTCAAGCCAGATATCTTGCTTATGGACGAGCCAGCTTCTGCGCTGGATCCGATTGCAACCATGCAGCTAGAAGAGACCATGTTTGAGCTCAAAAAGGACTATACGATTATCATCGTGACGCACAATATGCAGCAGGCTGCCCGGGCCAGTGACTACACCGGCTTCTTTTATCTGGGAGATTTGATTGAGTACGACAAGACTGCTAATATCTTCCAAAATGCCAAACTGCAGTCGACCAATGACTATGTTTCTGGTCATTTTGGTTAG
- the pstB gene encoding phosphate ABC transporter ATP-binding protein PstB: MTEPILQVKDLSVYYNKKKALNSVSLDFMPNEITALIGPSGSGKSTLLKAINRMGDLNPEVTTTGTVIYNGHNIYSPRTDTVELRKEIGMVFQQPNPFPMTIYENVVYGLRINGVKDKQVLDEAVERSLIGASIWDEVKDRLHDSAIGLSGGQQQRICVARVLATSPKIILLDEPTSALDPISAGKIEETLYGLKDTYTMLLVTRSMQQASRLSDKTGFFLGGDLMEFNDTKEMFLNPQNKETEDYITGKFG, from the coding sequence ATGACAGAACCTATTTTGCAAGTCAAGGACTTGTCGGTTTATTATAATAAAAAGAAAGCACTCAATAGTGTCTCCTTGGACTTTATGCCTAATGAAATCACTGCCTTGATTGGACCGTCCGGTTCAGGGAAATCTACCTTGCTCAAGGCTATCAACCGTATGGGTGATTTGAATCCAGAAGTAACAACGACTGGCACGGTCATCTATAACGGACACAATATCTACAGTCCTCGGACAGATACGGTGGAGTTGCGTAAGGAAATTGGCATGGTCTTCCAGCAGCCTAATCCCTTCCCAATGACCATTTATGAAAATGTTGTCTATGGACTGCGCATCAACGGTGTCAAGGATAAACAAGTCTTAGATGAAGCGGTGGAGCGTTCCTTGATTGGGGCTTCTATTTGGGACGAAGTGAAAGACCGTTTACATGATTCCGCTATCGGTCTCTCTGGTGGTCAACAGCAGCGGATTTGTGTAGCACGCGTTTTGGCTACTAGTCCGAAAATCATCCTCTTGGATGAGCCTACATCGGCTCTAGATCCAATCTCTGCGGGTAAAATTGAGGAAACTCTCTATGGACTTAAGGACACCTATACCATGCTCTTGGTGACGCGCTCCATGCAGCAGGCTTCTCGGCTTTCGGATAAAACGGGCTTCTTCTTGGGTGGTGATTTGATGGAGTTTAATGATACTAAGGAGATGTTCCTCAACCCACAAAATAAGGAAACAGAAGATTATATTACAGGAAAATTTGGATAA
- the phoU gene encoding phosphate signaling complex protein PhoU encodes MLRSQFEEDLEKLHNQFYAMGQEVLSQINRTVRAFVTHDRDLAKGVIEDDAEVNEYEVKLEKKSFEMIALQQPVSQDLRTVLTVLKAVSDLERMGDHAVSIAKAAIRMKGEQRIPAVEDEIKKMGRDVKNFVEAALDLYLNGSVDQAYEVAAMDEKINHYFDSIRDLATEEIKKNPEAIVTGRDYFQVISFLERIGDYAKNICEWVVYFETGKIIEL; translated from the coding sequence ATGTTACGATCTCAATTTGAAGAAGATTTGGAGAAATTGCACAATCAGTTCTACGCAATGGGACAAGAAGTGCTCTCACAAATCAACCGCACCGTGCGTGCTTTTGTCACACATGACCGTGACTTGGCAAAGGGAGTCATCGAAGATGATGCAGAAGTAAATGAATATGAAGTGAAATTGGAAAAGAAATCATTTGAAATGATTGCCCTCCAACAACCCGTTTCTCAAGATCTTCGCACTGTCCTAACCGTTCTCAAGGCCGTTTCAGACTTAGAGCGTATGGGAGACCATGCGGTATCCATTGCAAAAGCAGCCATTCGTATGAAGGGCGAACAGCGTATTCCAGCTGTCGAGGACGAAATTAAAAAGATGGGCCGCGATGTGAAAAATTTCGTTGAAGCTGCCCTTGATCTCTACCTGAATGGTTCTGTAGATCAAGCCTATGAAGTAGCAGCCATGGATGAAAAAATCAACCATTATTTTGATAGCATTCGTGATCTGGCTACGGAAGAAATCAAGAAAAATCCTGAAGCCATCGTTACAGGCCGTGATTATTTCCAGGTTATTTCTTTCTTGGAACGTATCGGAGATTATGCCAAAAATATCTGCGAATGGGTCGTTTACTTTGAAACGGGTAAAATTATTGAATTATAA